A DNA window from Armatimonadota bacterium contains the following coding sequences:
- a CDS encoding ABC transporter permease gives MNLSLKTRMAILITIVVVMLGFAVSSGNAPAGEVLLKLLTSSFTNPVLATDTLKRFTPLAIAGVAVFWALRAGLFNIGVEGQLSIGALAAVAVGSKVPGPVGVVLAIASGTIAGALWALPAGWVKAYRGGHEVISTIMLNQIALLLVSFLVSGPLKDPNAGYPTSSTLAESSRVPNTGTMMPVTVSLSVIIALVLVVLFSRWLSRTVGGYELSLVGENPTAGKFAGIDSRKVILKAMISSGALAGLAGALQLLSYEFRMYEQFSSGYGFDALGVAILAGANPLMILGSAAAFAILGQGASMVQILGIPSGISNVLFALLIVIVAALRARNSRSADA, from the coding sequence ATGAACCTGAGCCTGAAAACTCGTATGGCGATCCTGATCACCATTGTGGTGGTGATGCTCGGGTTTGCGGTTTCGTCGGGCAATGCTCCAGCCGGCGAGGTTCTCCTCAAGCTGCTCACCAGCAGCTTTACGAATCCGGTGCTCGCCACAGACACACTGAAGAGATTCACTCCTCTCGCCATCGCCGGAGTCGCCGTCTTTTGGGCGCTTCGGGCAGGGCTTTTCAATATTGGTGTCGAGGGTCAGCTCAGCATAGGCGCGCTGGCGGCAGTAGCGGTCGGTTCGAAAGTGCCTGGCCCAGTCGGAGTTGTCTTGGCGATTGCCAGCGGCACGATCGCTGGAGCGCTTTGGGCTCTCCCAGCGGGCTGGGTGAAAGCCTACCGAGGGGGGCATGAAGTCATCAGCACGATCATGCTCAACCAGATTGCGCTGCTCCTCGTTTCATTTTTGGTGAGCGGTCCGCTCAAGGATCCGAACGCGGGCTACCCCACCAGTTCGACCCTCGCCGAATCAAGCCGGGTTCCAAACACCGGTACGATGATGCCCGTGACGGTCAGCCTCAGTGTAATCATTGCCCTCGTTTTGGTCGTTCTTTTTTCGCGATGGCTTAGCCGAACGGTCGGTGGATACGAACTCAGTTTGGTAGGTGAAAATCCGACCGCAGGGAAGTTTGCCGGAATCGATTCACGCAAAGTGATTCTGAAGGCCATGATCAGTAGCGGAGCGCTTGCTGGTCTTGCGGGTGCGCTCCAGCTGCTGAGCTACGAATTCCGGATGTACGAACAGTTTAGTAGTGGATATGGTTTCGATGCCCTCGGCGTCGCTATTCTGGCGGGCGCGAATCCACTCATGATTTTGGGAAGCGCAGCGGCGTTTGCGATCCTCGGGCAAGGCGCGAGTATGGTGCAGATTCTCGGAATTCCGAGTGGAATCAGCAATGTCCTGTTCGCCCTTCTTATCGTAATCGTTGCTGCGCTCCGAGCGCGAAATTCGAGGTCTGCCGATGCTTGA
- a CDS encoding ATP-binding cassette domain-containing protein codes for MGENGAGKTTLMRILYGAISPSEGSFSVEGTVRNFKSSKEAIAAGIGMVSQHYAVIPELTCLQNLMLGAEPGAFLNGATAAARAQELADQMGFQFDWHKEASTLGPAGAQKLEILKLLWRNARIMILDEPTAMLSPADGEALFESLQKLTANGATVLLVTHRLLEVFDFSKNVTVLRGGKQVANRPVSGLDAKELSELIVGHSLATFEQREVTRTTKTLEVSNLTVKGDRGDDAVKSVSFDVYDGELVGIAGVDGNGQKELLQNLFGVRPSSTGASKLYGDPIDSKATAERVELGVRLIAEDRHSEAVVERWPLSENALMGFQRMPQFQVKGQIMRQELLSKTEGMIARFNTKCSGPSQPMGALSGGNQQRFVVARALAEDPKLILAFQPTRGLDIDATRAVYEGIRQQCSAGAGALVVSFDLDELLEFCDRILVMNGGEMKEAKVKDRATVGQLMVGAE; via the coding sequence GTGGGCGAGAATGGCGCAGGGAAGACCACCCTAATGCGCATTCTATATGGCGCGATTTCTCCGTCTGAAGGATCGTTCTCTGTCGAAGGCACGGTTCGAAATTTCAAGTCAAGTAAGGAGGCGATTGCTGCCGGGATCGGCATGGTCAGTCAGCACTACGCCGTGATTCCGGAATTGACGTGCCTCCAGAATTTGATGCTGGGAGCAGAGCCGGGCGCGTTTCTCAACGGGGCGACAGCCGCGGCCCGGGCGCAGGAGCTTGCGGACCAAATGGGTTTCCAATTCGACTGGCACAAAGAAGCCTCAACCCTTGGACCTGCCGGTGCCCAGAAGCTCGAGATTCTAAAGTTGCTCTGGCGAAACGCGAGGATCATGATCCTTGACGAACCTACGGCGATGCTCAGTCCCGCCGATGGAGAGGCGTTGTTTGAGTCATTACAAAAACTGACGGCAAACGGTGCCACTGTCCTGCTCGTCACTCACCGACTCCTAGAAGTCTTCGATTTTAGTAAGAATGTGACCGTCCTGCGTGGCGGGAAGCAGGTCGCCAATCGACCTGTGAGCGGCTTGGACGCCAAAGAACTTTCCGAACTGATCGTCGGGCACTCATTGGCCACGTTCGAACAGCGCGAAGTCACTCGAACGACCAAGACCCTGGAAGTATCGAACCTCACAGTGAAAGGTGATCGCGGGGATGACGCAGTCAAATCGGTCTCTTTCGACGTGTATGACGGTGAACTAGTTGGCATCGCCGGTGTCGATGGTAACGGCCAAAAAGAACTATTGCAAAACCTCTTTGGAGTGCGGCCGAGCTCGACCGGTGCAAGTAAACTGTATGGCGATCCAATCGACTCAAAAGCGACTGCCGAGCGGGTGGAACTTGGTGTGCGACTCATCGCCGAAGATCGGCACTCGGAGGCCGTGGTCGAACGTTGGCCCCTTAGCGAAAACGCCTTGATGGGTTTCCAGCGGATGCCCCAATTTCAGGTGAAAGGGCAGATCATGCGGCAGGAACTATTGAGCAAGACCGAGGGAATGATCGCCCGATTCAACACGAAGTGCAGTGGGCCATCCCAGCCGATGGGAGCGCTTAGCGGAGGCAACCAACAGCGATTTGTAGTCGCTCGCGCCCTCGCCGAAGATCCAAAGTTGATCCTTGCGTTTCAACCTACTCGTGGACTGGATATTGATGCGACACGTGCCGTCTATGAAGGCATCCGCCAACAGTGTTCGGCGGGCGCCGGTGCGCTGGTCGTCAGCTTTGATCTGGACGAACTTCTCGAATTCTGCGACCGAATCTTGGTGATGAATGGCGGAGAAATGAAGGAGGCGAAGGTGAAAGACCGCGCCACCGTGGGCCAATTGATGGTGGGGGCAGAATGA